A genomic stretch from Arachis stenosperma cultivar V10309 chromosome 3, arast.V10309.gnm1.PFL2, whole genome shotgun sequence includes:
- the LOC130967771 gene encoding putative disease resistance RPP13-like protein 1 gives MVDMLGSFVSAFLQVLLDRIARHELIEFFRGNHLDEALLEKLKMLLLSVTSVLSDAEEKQFIDPLVKDWVDRLRNAAYDADDILDEIATKALLDKMDSGFHTTLDQVRDYAASLNPFAERVKSKVERIVERLKSIIEHKDLLGLKEGGVGTRSLSLLSATTSLVDETRVYGRNDDKEKIIDFLLSGESNGEGVPVAAIVGMGGVGKTTLAQVLYNDIRVRNHFQLRSWASVSETSDVSEITKKVFHSLTLSHSNIIDLNVLQIKLKKRLSGQKFLLILDGFWNENFLDWDIFQMPFLLGSWGSRIIVTTRSQTVAMAIRADLTHSLSLLSRDDAWKLFSTHAFKCGNPDESPVLAEIGQKILKKCNGLPLAVKVLGSLLRSKDDAEEWERISNSQIWELPSARSSILPALRLSYSHLPSQLKRCFTYCSIFPKGYEVKKWDLIYLWMAEGILPQPEPEKRMEDVGDECFRELLSRSFFHQTTHHELRFVMHDLINDLAQYVAGDFCYKLEDGNPSKTTSLARHLSYFQGIYDAPEKFESFSEFQQLRTFLPFKFSPFGCTSSITSMVSVLLPKLKRLRVLSLSYYPITKLPNSVGNLMHLRYLNLAYTEIDHLPDSVSTLYNLEILLLSGCHRLNKLPANMFRLVNLRHLDISGCSVTEMPEKFGRLKSLQVLTNFVVSGSRGSKISELGELSELHGALLIANLQNVADAREASNASLKNKKYLHELEFKWTTTNHSLQSEADVLNKLEPHQNVKRLKIQNFGGSKLPNWLESSAFSSMVFLHLADCENCSSLPSLGQLPSLEELYIERMKGLQKVGLEFYGNGNEPFKSLKVMKFEDMPNWKEWSASNLEQRAGFPLLQELHIKSCPKLTGQLPDQLPLLNKLVITACQALTNSSSRVPKLREFELINCDALISLSEEMMQGNECLEAMTISNCSSLVNISREGLPSSLRSLEIYECRNLQLFHPPSVMQVSQNYLALERLHLQRCCDSLVSFPLSLFNKLEDLRVHDCDILDVISSAPNSLPYLRKLKLKDCSKLVSFPEGGLPAPKLESLSISNCAKLLPEAAWGLQAMTSLTSLHISGLPSLTSLDHTGIQYMVSLKILKIKACHKLASLPLETLVHSLSHLTIRACPLLKVHCENDTGEYWSLVSRIPFRVIED, from the coding sequence ATGGTTGATATGCTTGGTTCATTTGTCTCTGCCTTCCTGCAAGTGCTGTTGGACAGAATAGCTCGCCATGAGCTCATAGAGTTCTTCCGGGGCAACCATCTTGATGAGGCACTCCTAGAGAAGTTGAAGATGCTCTTGCTGTCAGTCACTTCAGTGCTTAGTGATGCTGAGGAGAAACAGTTCATTGATCCTTTGGTGAAGGATTGGGTTGATAGGCTCAGAAATGCTGCTTATGATGCTGATGATATCTTGGATGAGATTGCCACCAAAGCCTTGCTAGACAAGATGGATTCTGGTTTTCACACCACCTTGGATCAGGTAAGAGATTATGCTGCTTCTCTCAATCCTTTTGCTGAAAGAGTTAAATCGAAAGTTGAGAGGATTGTTGAGAGGTTGAAGTCTATAATAGAGCATAAAGATCTTCTTGGTCTTAAGGAAGGTGGTGTAGGTACTAGATCACTTTCATTACTTTCTGCTACGACTTCTTTGGTGGATGAAACTAGAGTTTATGGTAGGAATGATGATAAGGAGAAGATCATCGATTTTCTGCTTTCGGGAGAATCGAATGGAGAAGGGGTGCCTGTGGCTGCAATTGTTGGGATGGGAGGGGTAGGAAAGACCACTCTTGCTCAGGTTTTATACAATGACATAAGGGTGAGGAACCATTTTCAGTTAAGATCATGGGCCTCTGTTTCGGAGACATCTGATGTGTCTGAAATAACCAAGAAAGTTTTTCATTCCTTGACTTTGTCACATTCAAACATCATAGACTTGAATGTACTCCAAATCAAGCTCAAGAAGAGATTATCAGGACAAAAGTTTCTACTTATTTTGGATGGGTTTTGGAATGAAAACTTTCTTGATTGGGACATCTTCCAAATGCCTTTTTTATTAGGAAGTTGGGGAAGTagaattattgtcaccacacgCAGTCAAACCGTTGCAATGGCAATTCGTGCTGATTTAACTCATTCTCTATCGCTTCTATCGCGTGATGATGCTTGGAAGTTGTTCTCAACTCATGctttcaagtgtgggaacccaGATGAGAGTCCTGTATTAGCAGAAATTGGCCagaaaatattgaaaaaatGCAATGGCCTCCCTCTAGCTGTAAAAGTATTGGGGAGTCTTCTGCGTTCTAAAGATGATGCCGAGGAATGGGAAAGAATATCCAATAGTCAGATATGGGAGTTACCAAGTGCTAGAAGTAGCATACTTCCTGCTTTGAGATTGAGTTATAGTCATCTTCCGTCACAGTTGAAGCGATGCTTTACTTATTGCTCCATCTTTCCCAAAGGCTATGAAGTCAAAAAATGGGACTTGATCTATTTATGGATGGCTGAAGGCATTCTGCCACAACCAGAACCCGAAAAGCGAATGGAAGATGTAGGCGATGAATGCTTCCGAGAGCTACTATCGAGGTCATTCTTTCATCAGACCACTCACCACGAGTTGCGCTTTGTGATGCATGATCTTATCAATGACTTGGCACAGTATGTGGCAGGAGATTTTTGTTACAAGCTAGAGGATGGTAATCCAAGCAAAACTACAAGTTTGGCTCGTCATTTATCATATTTTCAAGGCATATATGATGCCCCTGAAAAATTTGAGTCCTTCTCTGAATTTCAGCAGCTTAGGACTttcttaccattcaaattctcACCCTTTGGCTGCACGTCTTCGATTACCAGTATGGTTTCAGTTCTGTTACCAAAATTGAAGCGCCTGCGTGTGCTCTCTCTGTCATACTATCCAATTACCAAATTGCCAAATTCAGTTGGAAACTTGATGCATCTACGGTACTTGAATCTTGCCTACACTGAAATTGACCATCTTCCTGATTCTGTCAGCACTCTGTATAACTTGGAGATATTGCTTTTGTCTGGCTGTCATCGTCTCAACAAGTTACCGGCAAACATGTTCAGGCTTGTTAATTTGCGTCATCTTGACATTAGTGGATGCAGTGTAACTGAGATGCCGGAGAAGTTCGGTAGACTAAAATCCCTTCAAGTGCTGACTAATTTTGTTGTGAGTGGCAGCAGGGGATCTAAAATTAGTGAATTGGGGGAGCTGTCGGAACTTCATGGAGCATTGTTAATTGCAAACTTGCAGAATGTAGCTGATGCAAGAGAAGCTTCCAATGCCAGCTTGAAGAACAAGAAATATCTTCATGAGCTAGAATTCAAATGGACAACTACAAATCATAGTTTACAAAGTGAAGCTGATGTACTCAACAAGTTAGAGCCACATCAGAATGTGAAAAGGCTGAAGATTCAGAATTTTGGTGGAAGTAAGTTGCCAAATTGGCTGGAGAGCTCTGCATTCTCTAGCATGGTGTTTCTACATCTTGCAGATTGCGAGAATTGCTCATCATTGCCATCGCTTGGACAACTTCCTTCCCTCGAAGAACTATATATCGAAAGGATGAAAGGTCTACAAAAGGTTGGTCTGGAATTCTACGGCAATGGAAATGAGCCATTCAAATCCTTGAAAGTAATGAAGTTCGAGGACATGCCAAATTGGAAAGAGTGGTCAGCAAGCAATCTTGAACAGCGTGCAGGATTCCCTTTGCTTCAAGAGCTACATATAAAGAGTTGTCCGAAATTGACTGGACAATTACCAGATCAACTTCCTCTCTTAAATAAATTAGTGATCACTGCATGCCAAGCTCTCACAAACTCATCGTCACGGGTTCCGAAATTGAGAGAATTCGAGCTCATTAATTGCGATGCATTGATTTCGTTGTCTGAGGAAATGATGCAGGGAAATGAATGTCTGGAAGCCATGACCATAAGTAATTGTTCATCTTTGGTCAACATCTCCAGGGAAGGTCTACCAAGTAGTCTTAGATCACTTGAGATCTATGAATGCAGAAATTTACAGCTATTCCATCCCCCAAGTGTGATGCAGGTGTCCCAAAACTACCTTGCTCTTGAGCGATTACACTTGCAGCGTTGCTGTGATTCTCTCGTCTCATTTCCATTGTCCCTCTTCAACAAACTTGAAGATCTTCGTGTACATGACTGTGACATTCTTGATGTGATTTCTTCTGCTCCAAATAGTCTCCCGTATCTTCGGAAATTGAAACTGAAGGACTGCTCCAAACTAGTTTCATTTCCTGAAGGAGGATTGCCTGCTCCGAAACTCGAGTCGCTTTCTATCAGCAACTGTGCTAAGCTCTTACCTGAGGCTGCATGGGGTCTTCAGGCAATGACATCACTCACTTCCCTTCACATCAGTGGACTTCCTAGTCTCACTTCTCTAGATCACACTGGAATTCAGTACATGGTATCTCTCAAGATTCTCAAGATTAAAGCTTGTCATAAGCTTGCATCTCTACCCTTAGAAACACTTGTTCATTCCCTTTCTCATCTTACCATCAGAGCATGTCCATTGTTAAAAGTGCATTGTGAGAATGACACTGGGGAATACTGGAGCCTAGTTTCTCGCATACCCTTCAGAGTCATTGAAGATTAG
- the LOC130965609 gene encoding putative disease resistance protein At3g14460, whose translation MGRALLSAFIHDLLDLIASPQNSPRMKPYSYEEQELVAKLQILDALVDDAEWKTFFAEGGGKARDVKDWLNELQRALYHLEDLLLRIVNPRKSLLSYGRRFFVSVVLRKTKNQHVDHMVKLKIHDTIKILEALVTRKDLLGLTAAGATSREKPLQQQGWWPPSPAVLHSYLDGTFPKQCFVGRDDEIKSVLGKLSSATQEDGKHVKVINIVGKDGAGKTALSGVIYDSDNVTQLFERKAWITVPPKATVNTVAKKILEELKAAFSLGDSFDELMEKLAAELGGRKFLLVLDDIMVEDDGLHKLIASFESAAARGSALILTSTPHDDNPELFMIPASHVVLLDSLSTKNMGSIFSAHASSRQMNRPKLQKVAAQAGYEIIRNLGNLPLAARMIGSLVQDKLSVNKWVEMSRLLDAGDDIDVNLHPIPLFLALCYLDLPAQIKWCFAYLSLFPKGYQFKQTEVVLLWMAQGFLNMNTSGDKSMEEIADEYFGYLVMRSLLQPCSSGSGVSFTMHNLVHDLATYAFGESYKHHLSYSEDIEDFPDQSIVENGRTLRTILPLSLSLEQALTKFDIKLLEFVVKQLNPRVFRVLSLSRHYVTDLPASIGRLKHLCYLNISYTAVKTLPDSICDLLNLQELITTGCSSLKSLPERISNLVNLRHLDVRHSGLQEMPLGMHKLTSLRTLTDFVVSADGPGLADLAELSNLKTLSISKLQNVACAKDPSDAKLSKKILDDLMLQWGNGNGNKWRAMEVLENLKPHKDLKKLTLEYYDGARFPNWLGDPSYRALQLVILRHCGDCNSLPTLGMLPFLKDLFIEGFTQVSSIGAEFSGEVKPSWKPFQSLESLQFRDMFQWRVWNILEGIEFPRLTKLYIIRCPKLVGYLPKQLVSLQKLEIIGCSNLVPPLPIVDVTCKVLVHESNEILMTSVARSSEGTLYSKDLHEIFLGSSSKFTITNPRCEIEEISLERSLETESLDSLSIPDSTMIQDLKEASTKMLSDQVKDDIPKGKVDILSIPHPDTPETMAPVKIENLSNQDSDDQRSSFEVLKVSTVSQLKSLPPTLHSLKIEGCESLEVLPDDLLAGLTALSEFYLISCSSLTSLPCLGSVTTLYIRNCRRLENLSSLASRKQLAFLRHLSIGSSCDSLTTLTLDLFPELKILCIWDCPNLQSFCVTKEIKGYLSSLESLEIRDCPKLMSFPEGGLLAPNLASIFLSNCENIKELPKPMTTLTSLKTLFLHRCPKLECLPFGGLPSSLTLLSIVHCDKLVPQRSWRLHTLESLNRFELEGGCMGIESFPEENLLPCNINSLRISTMQSLKKLNQKGFQHLNDLHTLEIHCCDMLRSFPDQGLPSSLRNLCVQECPLLTPKLKAKRGKEWHKVANITHIQIDHQVLSWQNGLAHP comes from the coding sequence ATGGGTAGAGCCTTACTCTCAGCTTTTATTCATGATTTGTTGGACCTTATTGCTTCTCCACAAAATTCTCCAAGGATGAAACCGTACAGCTACGAGGAGCAAGAGCTGGTGGCAAAGTTGCAGATCCTTGATGCCCTCGTGGATGACGCAGAGTGGAAGACCTTCTTTGCAGAAGGAGGAGGCAAAGCGCGAGATGTGAAAGACTGGTTAAATGAACTACAACGCGCCCTTTACCATCTGGAGGATCTTCTGCTGCGGATCGTGAATCCCCGAAAGTCTTTGCTTTCGTACGGACGACGCTTCTTCGTCAGCGTCGTCTTGCGGAAAACAAAGAACCAACACGTGGATCATATGGTGAAGCTCAAAATCCATGACACCATCAAAATCTTGGAAGCTCTAGTCACACGGAAGGATTTGCTTGGCCTAACTGCCGCCGGTGCTACGTCGAGGGAAAAGCCTCTGCAGCAACAAGGATGGTGGCCTCCATCTCCGGCTGTGCTACATTCCTATCTGGATGGCACCTTTCCCAAACAATGCTTCGTTGGGAGAGATGACGAAATAAAGTCTGTATTAGGAAAACTTTCATCGGCCACTCAGGAAGATGGAAAACATGTCAAAGTGATTAACATAGTGGGAAAAGATGGAGCGGGTAAGACTGCACTTTCTGGTGTTATCTACGACAGCGACAATGTGACTCAGCTTTTCGAGCGCAAAGCTTGGATCACTGTACCTCCCAAAGCCACTGTTAACACCGTTGCAAAGAAGATTCTTGAGGAACTCAAGGCTGCTTTTAGTTTAGGCGATAGTTTCGATGAATTGATGGAGAAACTGGCGGCTGAACTTGGGGGGAGGAAATTTCTGCTGGTGTTGGATGATATCATGGTAGAAGATGATGGCTTACACAAGTTAATTGCTTCCTTTGAATCCGCAGCAGCAAGAGGGAGTGCCTTAATCCTCACGTCTACTCCCCATGATGACAATCCAGAACTGTTCATGATACCTGCTAGTCATGTTGTGCTTCTTGATTCGCTGTCAACAAAGAATATGGGGTCAATCTTCTCGGCGCATGCTTCTTCGAGACAGATGAACCGTCCTAAACTGCAAAAGGTAGCAGCACAAGCTGGCTACGAAATTATAAGGAATTTGGGAAACCTTCCCCTGGCAGCAAGAATGATAGGGAGTCTTGTCCAAGATAAGCTAAGTGTTAATAAATGGGTTGAGATGAGCAGATTGTTGGATGCAGGTGATGATATTGATGTCAATCTCCATCCCATCCCTTTGTTTCTGGCACTGTGCTACCTTGATCTCCCTGCACAGATTAAATGGTGTTTTGCTTACTTGTCCTTGTTTCCAAAGGGTTACCAATTCAAGCAGACGGAAGTGGTCCTCTTGTGGATGGCCCAAGGCTTTCTGAATATGAATACATCTGGTGATAAAAGCATGGAAGAAATCGCCGACGAGTACTTTGGTTATCTAGTCATGAGGTCACTCTTGCAACCCTGTAGTTCTGGTTCTGGTGTTAGTTTTACAATGCATAATCTGGTTCATGATTTGGCTACCTATGCGTTTGGAGAATCATACAAGCACCATTTGTCCTATTCCGAGGATATTGAGGATTTCCCAGACCAATCCATTGTTGAAAATGGAAGAACGTTGAGAACAATTTTGCCATTATCTTTGTCACTTGAGCAGGCACTCACCAAGTTTGACATTAAGTTGCTTGAGTTTGTAGTTAAGCAGTTGAATCCAAGGGTCTTCCGGGTCCTCTCTTTGTCTCGCCATTATGTCACTGACTTGCCTGCTTCAATTGGAAGACTGAAACATCTTTGTTACCTAAACATCTCTTACACTGCAGTTAAGACACTTCCGGATTCCATCTGTGATCTGCTCAATTTGCAGGAACTTATCACCACAGGCTGCAGTTCACTCAAGAGTCTCCCAGAGAGAATATCCAATTTGGTTAACTTGCGTCACCTTGATGTCAGACATAGCGGCTTGCAAGAGATGCCTTTGGGAATGCATAAATTGACAAGTCTTCGGACATTGACAGACTTTGTTGTCTCTGCAGATGGACCGGGGCTCGCAGATTTAGCAGAGCTTTCCAACCTCAAAACACTCTCTATTTCCAAGTTGCAAAATGTGGCATGTGCTAAGGATCCTTCAGATGCAAAACTCTCTAAGAAAATCCTTGATGATCTTATGCTTCAATGGGGCAATGGCAATGGCAACAAATGGAGGGCAATGGAAGTGCTTGAAAATCTCAAACCTCATAAAGACTTGAAGAAACTAACACTTGAATACTATGATGGTGCAAGATTCCCGAATTGGTTGGGAGATCCATCTTACCGGGCTTTACAATTAGTAATTTTGCGCCACTGTGGAGATTGCAATTCTCTGCCGACACTGGGGATGCTGCCATTTCTTAAGGACCTCTTCATTGAAGGGTTCACTCAAGTAAGTTCCATAGGCGCTGAGTTTTCTGGGGAGGTGAAGCCTTCATGGAAGCCATTTCAATCTTTAGAGAGTTTACAGTTTCGTGATATGTTCCAATGGAGAGTATGGAACATATTAGAAGGCATTGAATTCCCTCGTCTCACTAAGCTTTATATAATAAGGTGTCCCAAGCTGGTGGGATATTTGCCTAAGCAACTTGTTTCTTTACAGAAGTTGGAAATCATTGGATGTTCTAACCTTGTGCCTCCACTTCCCATTGTTGATGTTACATGTAAAGTACTTGTTCATGAAAGTAATGAAATTTTGATGACTAGTGTAGCTCGAAGCTCAGAAGGTACCTTGTACAGCAAAGACTTGCATGAAATCTTCCTAGGATCCTCTTCAAAGTTTACAATCACTAACCCCAGATGTGAAATTGAAGAAATTTCTCTTGAAAGGAGTTTGGAGACTGAATCTCTTGATTCTCTTTCAATTCCAGATTCAACAATGATTCAAGATCTAAAGGAAGCTTCCACTAAGATGCTTAGTGATCAAGTTAAAGATGATATTCCCAAGGGTAAAGTTGATATTCTAAGCATTCCACATCCAGATACACCTGAAACAATGGCTCCTGTCAAGATAGAAAATTTATCCAACCAAGATTCAGATGATCAGCGATCATCCTTTGAAGTATTGAAGGTTTCAACTGTATCCCAATTGAAGTCATTGCCTCCCACGCTGCACAGCCTAAAAATTGAAGGGTGCGAGTCTTTAGAGGTCCTACCAGATGATTTACTTGCAGGATTAACAGCTCTTAGCGAGTTTTATCTGATTAGTTGTTCTTCTCTTACATCCCTTCCTTGCCTTGGTTCTGTGACAACCCTTTACATACGTAACTGCAGAAGATTGGAAAATCTGTCATCTTTAGCATCAAGAAAGCAACTTGCCTTTCTCCGCCATTTGTCTATAGGGAGCAGTTGTGATTCTCTCACTACCTTGACCTTAGATTTGTTCCCAGAACTCAAAATTCTTTGTATATGGGATTGTCCCAATCTTCAGTCATTTTGTGTTACCAAAGAGATCAAGGGTTATCTCTCATCGCTTGAGTCCTTAGAGATTAGAGATTGTCCAAAATTGATGTCTTTCCCAGAAGGAGGACTACTTGCTCCAAACCTAGCATCCATATTCCTTTCCAACTGCGAGAATATTAAGGAATTGCCCAAACCTATGACCACTCTCACATCCCTCAAgacattgtttttacatagatGTCCAAAGCTTGAATGTTTACCCTTTGGGGGTTTGCCTTCGAGTTTAACTTTACTCTCCATAGTGCATTGTGACAAACTCGTGCCACAAAGGAGTTGGAGGTTGCATACTCTTGAGTCTCTCAACCGTTTCGAACTTGAGGGTGGATGCATGGGCATTGAATCATTTCCAGAGGAGAACTTGTTGCCATGCAATATCAACTCTCTGCGCATAAGCACAATGCAGAGTCTCAAGAAGCTGAACCAAAAGGGGTTTCAACACCTGAATGATCTTCATACACTTGAAATTCATTGCTGCGACATGCTTCGGTCCTTTCCTGATCAAGGGCTTCCTTCCTCCCTCAGAAATCTGTGTGTCCAGGAATGTCCTTTGCTGACTCCAAAGCTTAAAGCCAAGAGAGGAAAAGAATGGCACAAAGTGGCTAACATTACACACATCCAAATTGATCACCAAGTACTCTCTTGGCAAAATGGGCTTGCACATCCCTGA